One part of the Tistrella bauzanensis genome encodes these proteins:
- a CDS encoding sigma-70 family RNA polymerase sigma factor: protein MATPSVTDADQKLQVYLAHRSALVDYAAPLLGSRAWAEDVVQEAYLRFAGTASLPADRKPILHPVAYLYRIVRNIAMDWERHRALGRITDLGDDAFHALPSATPTPEQEAIDRDELRVVAEALADLPERTRIAFEQHRMGGRSLQDVADGLGVSVTLVHQMVKKAMTHCAARLDALD from the coding sequence ATGGCGACCCCGTCCGTGACCGATGCCGATCAGAAGCTTCAGGTCTATCTGGCCCACAGATCGGCGCTGGTGGATTATGCAGCGCCGCTGCTGGGCAGCCGTGCCTGGGCCGAGGACGTCGTTCAGGAAGCCTATCTACGCTTCGCGGGCACCGCAAGCCTGCCCGCCGACCGCAAGCCGATCCTGCATCCGGTGGCCTATCTGTACCGCATCGTGCGCAACATCGCGATGGACTGGGAACGCCACCGGGCCTTGGGGCGGATCACCGATCTGGGCGATGATGCCTTCCACGCGCTGCCATCGGCCACGCCGACGCCGGAGCAGGAGGCGATCGACCGCGACGAGCTGCGGGTGGTGGCCGAGGCGCTGGCCGACCTGCCCGAACGGACCCGCATCGCCTTTGAACAGCACCGCATGGGCGGCCGCTCGCTTCAGGATGTGGCTGACGGCCTGGGCGTGTCGGTGACCCTGGTGCACCAGATGGTCAAGAAGGCGATGACCCATTGTGCGGCCAGGCTGGACGCGCTGGATTGA
- a CDS encoding diacylglycerol/lipid kinase family protein, with protein sequence MRTGTETVRLGAAMDGGGRLPRPPRLLVIANPLAGTGAGRRLLTATLELLRANGCQLLIAEARTPEEIGAIAGGTGPEDADIVVAAGGDGTINAAASGLIAAASPLPLGVLAVGTANVLALEMGLTRHPQSLAEPILYGQVRPVTPIAAAGGYALLMVGVGFDAAVVAALADRPQMKWRLGKLAYLQPTLAQAFRYGFPPIDLLIDGQPARAVAAIAVNGRFYGGAFRAVPDGDINRPGMNVVLLGRGGAINLARYGVALGLGRLARLGDVRVVPARSVEILAPRGLSVQADGDPIATTPTRIRVADRSLNLLWPMMPRR encoded by the coding sequence ATGAGAACCGGAACAGAGACCGTTCGCCTGGGTGCGGCGATGGACGGCGGCGGCAGATTGCCCCGGCCACCACGGCTGCTGGTCATCGCCAACCCGCTGGCCGGAACCGGAGCGGGCCGGCGGTTGCTGACCGCGACCCTGGAACTGCTGCGGGCGAATGGCTGCCAGTTGCTGATCGCCGAGGCCCGCACACCGGAAGAGATCGGCGCGATTGCCGGCGGCACCGGGCCTGAGGACGCCGATATCGTGGTCGCGGCCGGGGGCGACGGCACCATCAATGCCGCCGCCAGCGGCTTGATCGCCGCCGCCTCGCCGCTGCCGCTGGGCGTGCTGGCAGTGGGCACCGCCAATGTTCTGGCCCTGGAGATGGGGCTGACGCGCCATCCGCAATCGCTGGCGGAACCGATCCTGTATGGACAGGTCAGGCCGGTGACGCCGATCGCTGCCGCCGGCGGCTATGCCTTGCTGATGGTGGGGGTGGGGTTCGATGCGGCGGTGGTGGCGGCGCTGGCAGACCGGCCGCAGATGAAATGGCGGCTGGGCAAGCTGGCCTATCTGCAACCGACGCTGGCGCAGGCTTTTCGCTATGGCTTTCCCCCGATCGATCTGCTGATCGACGGGCAGCCCGCGCGGGCGGTGGCCGCCATCGCGGTCAATGGCCGGTTCTATGGTGGCGCCTTCCGTGCCGTGCCCGATGGCGACATCAACCGGCCGGGCATGAATGTGGTGCTGCTGGGGCGGGGCGGGGCGATCAATCTGGCCCGGTATGGCGTGGCCCTGGGCCTTGGCCGGCTGGCGCGGCTGGGCGATGTGCGTGTTGTGCCGGCGCGGTCGGTGGAGATTCTGGCACCGCGCGGCCTGTCGGTGCAGGCCGATGGCGACCCGATCGCGACCACGCCGACACGCATCCGGGTTGCGGACCGCAGCCTGAACCTGCTATGGCCCATGATGCCCCGGCGCTGA
- a CDS encoding pseudouridine synthase, producing the protein MPMPRQTPAVSPDLASLPRALSKLGYCSRTEAAALIAAGRVTVDGRPARGLTQRVDLANSVLQVDGQQVVPAGPVYLMLNKPRGLITTRSDPGQRGTVHDCLAGLDLPFISAVGRLDRASEGLLLMTNDTLWAERLLNPASNVAKTYHVKIDRPADGNLLRALEQGIDGPEGWLAARSARLLRCGRRSSWLEIVLTEGRNRQIRRLLSAREAGVLRLVRVAVGGVALGDLPKAAVRPLTDDEWCRLTWLEPTR; encoded by the coding sequence ATGCCCATGCCCCGTCAGACGCCAGCGGTCTCGCCCGATCTGGCCAGCCTGCCGCGCGCCTTGTCGAAACTCGGCTATTGTTCCCGCACCGAAGCCGCGGCCCTGATCGCGGCCGGGCGGGTCACCGTCGATGGCCGGCCCGCACGCGGCCTCACCCAGCGTGTCGATCTTGCAAACAGCGTTCTGCAGGTCGATGGCCAGCAGGTCGTGCCCGCAGGACCGGTCTATCTGATGCTCAACAAGCCGCGCGGGCTGATCACCACCCGCAGCGATCCCGGCCAGCGCGGCACGGTCCATGACTGTCTGGCCGGGCTCGATCTGCCCTTCATCTCGGCGGTGGGCCGGCTCGACCGGGCCAGCGAAGGCCTGTTGCTGATGACCAACGACACGCTGTGGGCGGAACGCCTGCTCAACCCGGCCTCGAACGTCGCCAAGACCTATCACGTCAAGATCGACCGCCCGGCCGACGGCAACCTGTTGCGGGCGCTGGAACAGGGCATCGACGGCCCCGAAGGCTGGCTTGCCGCCCGGTCGGCCCGTCTGCTGCGCTGTGGCCGCCGGTCGTCCTGGCTGGAAATCGTGTTGACGGAAGGCCGCAACCGCCAGATCCGCCGCCTGCTGTCAGCGCGTGAGGCCGGTGTGCTGCGGCTGGTGCGGGTGGCCGTGGGCGGGGTGGCGCTGGGCGATCTGCCCAAGGCGGCGGTGCGGCCGCTGACCGATGACGAATGGTGCCGGCTGACCTGGCTGGAGCCGACCCGGTGA
- a CDS encoding winged helix-turn-helix transcriptional regulator, whose product MPRQTSRTSRQPPAPAMPAGPDDAPPVIALLDMLGRRWMLRVLWALRAGALTFRDLQETCDGMSPSVLSRRLAELREMGLIEPPGSGDGYRLTSPGQELVAVLTPVSFWAERWRREIKGRDVS is encoded by the coding sequence ATGCCGCGCCAGACCAGCCGCACCAGCCGCCAGCCGCCGGCACCCGCCATGCCCGCCGGCCCCGACGACGCGCCGCCGGTCATCGCTCTGCTTGACATGCTGGGCCGGCGGTGGATGCTGCGGGTGCTGTGGGCCCTGCGCGCCGGGGCACTCACCTTCCGCGATCTTCAAGAGACCTGCGATGGCATGTCGCCCAGCGTGCTGTCCCGACGGCTGGCCGAGCTGCGCGAGATGGGGCTGATCGAGCCGCCGGGCAGCGGGGACGGCTATCGGTTGACCTCACCCGGCCAGGAACTGGTGGCGGTTCTGACGCCGGTCTCGTTCTGGGCAGAGCGCTGGCGGCGCGAGATCAAGGGCAGGGATGTGTCATAA
- a CDS encoding crotonase/enoyl-CoA hydratase family protein, with translation MSEAVLYDEADGVVTLTLNEPETRNAISEAIIEALVGHVERINRDMQVRCVIVTGAGAGFSSGGNVKQMRDREGMFGNKPVDIRRGYWYGIQRIPMAMYSLEVPAIAAVNGAAVGAGCDLSMMCDIRLANTKAVFAESFMRVGLVSGDGGAWFLPRVVGYSRAAEMTFTGDFVDAEEAARIGLISRVVPDDQLMDEARKLATRIAANPPHSLRLNKRLLRDSQGVPLPTALEMASCMQALVQSTDDQMEAVNAFIDRRKPDFKGR, from the coding sequence ATGTCGGAAGCCGTGCTCTATGACGAGGCGGATGGCGTCGTCACCCTGACGCTGAACGAGCCCGAAACCCGCAACGCAATTTCCGAGGCGATCATCGAGGCGCTGGTCGGCCATGTCGAGCGGATCAACCGCGATATGCAAGTGCGCTGCGTGATCGTGACCGGCGCCGGCGCCGGCTTCTCGTCGGGCGGCAATGTGAAGCAGATGCGCGACCGCGAGGGCATGTTCGGCAACAAGCCGGTCGATATCCGCCGGGGCTATTGGTACGGCATTCAGCGGATTCCGATGGCGATGTATTCGCTGGAGGTGCCGGCGATCGCGGCGGTCAACGGGGCGGCGGTGGGCGCCGGCTGCGACCTGTCGATGATGTGCGATATCCGCCTGGCCAACACCAAGGCGGTGTTCGCCGAGAGTTTCATGCGCGTCGGGCTGGTGTCGGGCGATGGCGGTGCCTGGTTCCTGCCCCGGGTGGTGGGCTATTCGCGCGCCGCCGAGATGACCTTCACCGGCGATTTCGTCGATGCCGAGGAGGCGGCCCGGATCGGCCTGATCTCGCGCGTCGTGCCCGATGATCAGTTGATGGACGAGGCCCGCAAGCTGGCCACGCGCATCGCCGCCAATCCGCCCCACAGCCTGCGGTTGAATAAGCGCCTGTTGCGCGACAGCCAGGGCGTGCCGCTGCCGACCGCGCTGGAGATGGCAAGCTGCATGCAGGCTCTGGTCCAGAGCACCGATGATCAGATGGAGGCCGTGAACGCCTTCATCGATCGGCGCAAGCCCGACTTCAAGGGTCGCTGA
- a CDS encoding IclR family transcriptional regulator: MSRDVVKSAARVIHVLEYFDDVRRAATVSEIAEHHDWPLSSTSVLMRSLVTLGYLDYEPATRTYMPTTRVALLGNWIQANLFKDGQLMHLMEWVSEQTGETVVVAARNGLGAQYIQVLQATNPMRMVVRLGTVRPLCWSGSGWMLLSTMDDDTVRKLAQRHNADVAPGNSAIPGRRIDIPRLIEVIADVRARGYAFSANQVTANGGLIAMLLPTAPGDKPLVIGLAGLTTVLEANLDRYVAVMRDGIARHIG, encoded by the coding sequence ATGAGCCGGGACGTGGTCAAATCAGCGGCGCGGGTCATTCACGTGCTGGAATATTTCGACGATGTCCGGCGCGCGGCGACGGTGTCGGAGATTGCCGAGCATCACGACTGGCCGCTGTCGAGCACATCGGTGCTGATGCGTAGCCTGGTGACGCTGGGCTATCTGGATTATGAGCCGGCGACCCGCACCTACATGCCGACGACGCGGGTGGCGCTGCTGGGCAACTGGATCCAGGCCAACCTGTTCAAGGACGGCCAGTTGATGCACCTGATGGAATGGGTGAGCGAGCAGACCGGCGAAACCGTGGTGGTGGCGGCGCGCAATGGCCTCGGCGCCCAGTACATCCAGGTGCTTCAGGCGACCAACCCGATGCGGATGGTGGTGCGGCTTGGCACGGTCCGGCCGCTGTGCTGGTCGGGATCGGGCTGGATGCTGCTGTCGACCATGGATGACGACACCGTCCGGAAACTGGCCCAGCGCCACAATGCCGATGTCGCCCCGGGCAATTCCGCCATTCCGGGCCGGCGGATCGACATTCCGCGGCTGATCGAGGTGATTGCCGATGTCAGAGCCAGAGGCTATGCCTTTTCGGCCAATCAGGTCACGGCCAATGGCGGCCTGATCGCCATGCTGCTGCCAACCGCCCCCGGCGACAAGCCGCTGGTGATCGGGCTGGCGGGCTTGACCACTGTTCTGGAAGCCAATCTGGACCGCTATGTCGCGGTGATGCGGGACGGGATCGCGCGCCATATCGGTTGA
- a CDS encoding acyl-CoA dehydrogenase family protein, whose protein sequence is MQEFTFAPAVMPPAAEALRTEVRDFLADARARGLFTPRRHSWSSFDPAFSAECGQRGFIGMTWPKEFGGGGRSALERYVMTEEMLAGGAPVGAHWVADRQSGHQILHHGSERAKALILPQICAGTCFFGIGMSEPDSGSDLAAARTRAVRVDGGWSITGRKVWTSNAHRAHYLIVLARTEQRSDANRHAGLSQFIVPLDAEGIEVRPIYNLYGGHDFNEVVFDGVFAPDDMMIGQEGSGWTMVTGELSFERSGPDRFLSTVQLLLEVIDASGPEPDRAAAIDIGRKVAELAALRRMSTSIAGMLDRDLRPITEAALVKDLGTAFEQSIPEVARRLLAIEPRINREDGDLAALLGHTVVAAPAFTIRGGTREILRGMIARGLGLR, encoded by the coding sequence ATGCAGGAATTCACCTTCGCGCCGGCCGTCATGCCGCCGGCCGCCGAAGCGCTCAGAACCGAGGTGCGCGACTTCCTCGCCGATGCCCGCGCCCGTGGCCTGTTCACGCCCAGGCGGCATTCGTGGTCGAGCTTCGATCCCGCGTTCAGCGCCGAATGCGGCCAGCGCGGCTTCATCGGCATGACCTGGCCCAAAGAGTTCGGCGGTGGCGGCCGGTCGGCGCTGGAACGCTATGTCATGACGGAGGAGATGCTGGCCGGCGGCGCGCCGGTCGGCGCCCACTGGGTCGCCGACCGCCAGAGCGGGCACCAGATCCTTCACCATGGCAGCGAGCGGGCGAAGGCTCTGATTCTGCCGCAGATCTGTGCCGGCACCTGCTTCTTCGGCATCGGCATGTCGGAACCCGATTCAGGGTCGGACCTTGCCGCCGCCCGCACCCGGGCGGTGCGTGTCGATGGCGGCTGGTCGATCACCGGCCGCAAGGTCTGGACCAGCAACGCCCATCGCGCCCATTACCTGATCGTGCTGGCCCGCACCGAACAGCGCAGCGACGCCAACCGTCATGCCGGCCTCAGCCAGTTCATCGTGCCGCTTGATGCCGAGGGCATCGAGGTACGGCCGATCTACAACCTCTATGGCGGCCATGATTTCAACGAGGTGGTGTTCGACGGCGTCTTCGCGCCCGATGATATGATGATCGGCCAGGAAGGCAGCGGCTGGACCATGGTCACGGGCGAGCTGTCATTCGAACGCTCGGGCCCCGACCGCTTCCTCAGCACGGTGCAGTTGCTGCTGGAAGTCATTGATGCATCAGGCCCCGAACCCGATCGGGCGGCCGCGATCGATATCGGCCGCAAGGTCGCCGAACTGGCCGCCCTGCGCCGGATGTCGACCTCGATTGCCGGCATGCTCGATCGCGATCTGCGGCCGATCACCGAAGCGGCGCTGGTCAAGGATCTGGGCACCGCCTTCGAACAGTCGATCCCTGAAGTCGCCCGCCGCCTGCTGGCGATCGAGCCGCGCATCAACCGCGAGGACGGCGATCTGGCCGCCCTTCTTGGCCACACCGTGGTGGCCGCACCCGCCTTCACCATCCGCGGCGGCACCCGCGAGATCCTGAGGGGCATGATCGCAAGGGGGCTCGGCCTCAGATGA
- a CDS encoding acyl-CoA dehydrogenase family protein, translated as MSHDIRDMMLRTVDRLVAVEATRQMRSDADGGGFPDRLWQAMDAAGLTDADTIDDEMTDAADMQALVRHTARHALPVPLAEVMAARRLLKAAGMAMPADGITGIGTTARDHADGLPRLDDAGRATGMLHRVPFGRHLTRVVFAATSGDGTAHLVVAEAPAPAATDINLAGEARDDLAFDAAPVIEARPLVDAADQVMAMGAAFRAVQIAGALAGALGQVVAYAGEREQFGRPIGKFQAVQHMLAVLAAETAAASAAADLGFDDAGRTDTCRAALAKSRAGQAATDGAALAHQIMGAMGFTREHSLHYQTRRLWSWRDEFGSDALWQARLGTLVVRAGGDALWPMLSRL; from the coding sequence ATGAGCCACGATATCCGTGACATGATGCTGCGCACCGTCGACCGGCTGGTGGCGGTGGAAGCCACCCGGCAGATGCGCAGCGATGCCGATGGCGGCGGCTTCCCCGACCGGCTGTGGCAGGCGATGGACGCCGCCGGCCTGACCGATGCCGATACCATCGACGACGAGATGACTGATGCCGCCGACATGCAGGCGCTGGTCCGCCACACCGCCCGCCATGCCCTGCCGGTGCCGCTGGCCGAGGTGATGGCCGCGCGCCGCCTGCTGAAGGCCGCCGGCATGGCTATGCCCGCCGACGGCATCACCGGCATCGGCACCACCGCCCGCGACCATGCGGACGGCCTGCCCCGGCTGGATGATGCCGGCCGGGCGACAGGCATGCTGCACCGGGTGCCGTTCGGCCGCCATCTCACCCGGGTGGTGTTTGCCGCGACCAGCGGCGACGGTACCGCGCATCTCGTGGTGGCCGAGGCGCCCGCCCCCGCGGCCACCGATATCAATCTGGCCGGCGAGGCCCGCGACGATCTGGCCTTCGATGCCGCGCCGGTTATCGAGGCCCGGCCGCTCGTGGATGCGGCCGATCAGGTGATGGCGATGGGGGCGGCGTTCCGCGCGGTCCAGATCGCCGGCGCCCTGGCGGGCGCGCTGGGCCAGGTCGTCGCCTATGCAGGCGAACGCGAACAGTTCGGCCGGCCGATCGGCAAGTTCCAGGCGGTGCAGCACATGCTGGCCGTTCTGGCGGCTGAAACCGCCGCCGCCAGTGCCGCGGCCGACCTGGGCTTCGACGATGCCGGCCGAACCGACACGTGCCGCGCGGCCCTGGCGAAATCGCGGGCAGGACAGGCCGCCACCGATGGTGCCGCCCTGGCGCATCAGATCATGGGCGCCATGGGCTTCACCCGCGAACACAGCCTTCACTACCAGACCCGCCGGCTTTGGAGCTGGCGCGACGAATTCGGCAGCGACGCGCTGTGGCAGGCCCGGCTCGGCACCCTGGTCGTCCGGGCCGGCGGCGACGCGCTGTGGCCGATGCTGTCGCGGCTCTGA
- a CDS encoding acetate--CoA ligase family protein has translation MTTTSPPQTTPSLQPIPPVQAATTSDAIHRLLNPRRVAVVGASDDIVRIRGRVMHLLLKRGFDGTVFPVTPSRTEVQGIKAWARIGDIPGGVDLALIAVPASAVLGVLEDCAAAGVGAAVVYSSGFAEEGGAMAEVQARIAALCRDSGLRVIGPNAMGFYNILSKTAATFSPAAEIAPVDLPTPKRGIAVVAQSGGLGFALYNRGVRRKLPFTHVVATGNEVDLEALDFADHLLDDPAVSQIMMFIEGVKNGHKLIPVAQKAARLGKPLIVAKVGRSAAAQRAAASHTASLTGSDAAYDAIFGRYGVIRADDQDEMIDIAAAFSVCPNGRASLPRGRRVAIVTSSGGSGSWMADAIEQAGLAVPLLSDALQARIRPVIPSYGATQNPVDITAQGLDAFDQVIEALASSPEADAVVIVAPLGSIGAKLPFDAEALRHAIARAGKPVVFYSYTPPSPEMTALMAEVGTAIFTTLTGCAAALAHLVRYGAAMDRLAGAGSVAIPAMDAIAGRAAQALDTLPRDGLLTEFQAKRLLAAAGIPVTEERLAGSAAEAVAAARALGGPMALKLMSPDLPHKTDAGAVLLNVQGDQAITAAYDKLSGPVATALPDARIDGVLVQKMAQAGIEMIAGVMVDPDFGPLVMIGSGGIFVEILRDVAVSPAPVDHAEARRMIGRLKAAALLAGARGRPAADVEALADLLVRLSHLAVATADRVQEIDINPIFVHTHGLIAVDALARMEDTTDRGRAIGRMAATAAAAGE, from the coding sequence ATGACCACCACCTCTCCTCCCCAGACCACCCCGTCTCTGCAGCCCATTCCCCCTGTCCAAGCCGCCACCACCTCCGATGCCATCCACCGCCTGCTGAACCCGCGCCGGGTGGCCGTGGTCGGCGCCTCCGACGACATCGTCCGGATCCGCGGCCGGGTGATGCATCTGCTGCTGAAACGCGGTTTCGACGGCACCGTCTTTCCCGTCACCCCCAGCCGGACCGAGGTTCAGGGCATCAAGGCCTGGGCGCGGATCGGCGACATTCCGGGCGGCGTCGATCTGGCCCTGATCGCCGTGCCGGCATCGGCGGTGCTGGGCGTGCTGGAAGACTGCGCCGCCGCCGGGGTCGGTGCCGCCGTGGTCTATTCCTCGGGCTTCGCCGAGGAAGGCGGCGCCATGGCCGAGGTTCAGGCCCGGATCGCCGCGCTGTGCCGCGACAGCGGATTGCGGGTGATCGGCCCCAATGCGATGGGCTTCTACAACATTCTGTCGAAAACCGCCGCCACCTTCAGCCCGGCCGCCGAGATCGCGCCCGTCGACCTGCCCACCCCCAAGCGCGGCATCGCGGTGGTGGCACAGAGCGGTGGCCTTGGCTTCGCGCTCTACAACCGGGGTGTGCGCCGCAAGCTGCCCTTCACCCATGTCGTGGCCACCGGCAACGAGGTGGATCTTGAGGCGCTGGATTTCGCCGACCATCTGCTCGACGATCCAGCGGTCTCCCAGATCATGATGTTCATTGAAGGTGTGAAGAACGGCCACAAACTCATTCCAGTGGCACAGAAAGCGGCCCGTCTTGGCAAGCCGCTGATCGTCGCCAAGGTCGGGCGGTCCGCCGCCGCGCAGCGGGCTGCCGCCTCGCACACCGCCAGCCTGACCGGCTCGGACGCCGCCTATGACGCAATCTTCGGCCGCTATGGCGTGATCCGCGCCGACGATCAGGACGAGATGATCGACATCGCCGCCGCCTTCTCGGTCTGCCCGAACGGCCGGGCATCGCTGCCCCGTGGCCGGCGGGTGGCGATCGTCACCTCGTCGGGCGGCTCCGGATCATGGATGGCCGATGCGATCGAACAGGCCGGGCTGGCGGTGCCGCTGCTGTCGGATGCGCTTCAGGCCCGCATCCGCCCGGTGATCCCCAGCTATGGCGCCACCCAGAACCCGGTCGACATCACCGCCCAGGGGCTGGATGCCTTCGATCAGGTGATCGAGGCGCTGGCATCATCGCCTGAGGCCGACGCGGTGGTGATCGTCGCGCCGCTGGGCAGCATCGGCGCGAAACTGCCTTTCGATGCCGAGGCCCTGAGACACGCGATCGCCCGCGCCGGCAAGCCGGTGGTGTTCTATTCCTATACGCCCCCCAGCCCCGAGATGACCGCGCTGATGGCCGAGGTCGGCACCGCGATCTTCACCACGCTGACCGGCTGTGCGGCGGCCCTGGCCCATCTGGTGCGCTATGGCGCGGCGATGGACCGTCTGGCCGGCGCAGGCTCTGTGGCCATTCCGGCCATGGACGCGATCGCCGGCCGCGCCGCGCAGGCGCTCGACACCCTGCCGCGTGACGGGCTTCTGACCGAGTTTCAGGCCAAGCGCCTGCTGGCCGCCGCCGGTATTCCGGTCACCGAGGAACGGCTTGCAGGGTCGGCTGCCGAGGCGGTCGCGGCCGCGCGCGCGCTGGGCGGGCCGATGGCGCTGAAACTGATGTCACCGGATCTGCCACATAAGACCGATGCCGGCGCTGTTCTGCTGAATGTGCAGGGCGACCAGGCCATAACCGCTGCTTATGACAAGCTCTCCGGCCCGGTTGCAACGGCCCTGCCCGATGCCCGCATCGATGGCGTTCTTGTGCAGAAGATGGCACAGGCGGGTATCGAGATGATCGCCGGCGTCATGGTCGATCCCGATTTCGGGCCGTTGGTGATGATCGGCAGCGGCGGCATCTTCGTCGAGATCCTGCGGGACGTCGCGGTATCCCCGGCGCCTGTCGACCACGCCGAGGCCCGGCGGATGATCGGCCGCCTGAAAGCCGCCGCCTTGCTCGCCGGCGCGCGCGGCCGCCCCGCCGCCGATGTCGAGGCCCTGGCCGATCTTCTGGTGCGGCTGTCGCATCTGGCGGTCGCCACGGCCGATCGGGTTCAGGAGATCGACATCAATCCGATCTTCGTCCACACCCACGGGCTGATCGCCGTCGATGCCCTGGCGCGGATGGAAGACACCACCGACCGAGGACGCGCCATCGGCCGCATGGCGGCCACGGCTGCCGCCGCCGGTGAATAG